Within the Halarcobacter mediterraneus genome, the region TAACATTTTTTTTGCAGTTGCATAGTCATTTAATCTTGTGTTTGAATCAATAGTACAAGGTAATACATCCACATCTGCTTTATCAAAAAAATCATAAAGTGCAAACATTTTGTCATATGTTGGGAAACCACCACGGGGTTGAACTAACATCTTATTTTTTGTCTTAAAGTTGTAAGATATAAATAGGTCTTTAGAAGCATTTTTTACAAAATCTTCAACTTCTGCAAAATCAAAATTATCAACGTGTTCGTTGTTTAATATTATATTTCTTTCTTCTTGTAGTAAACTCATTAGTTTCTTTCCTTCATGAATTTTTCTAACTCATCTAATCCAGTATTTAAGTCAATTTGGTGGAATACTAAATCAAATCCATAGTTTTTGAATCTAGGGATAATATCAGAAGCATCTCCTGTACCAACTACAAGGTTTCCACCAATCATAAATACTACATTATCAAGGAGATTTCCATATTTTGCTTTTAGGATTTTAACTTCTCTACACCAACCTTCAGCTTCTCCATTTAATGAAGAGATTAGAAGAATATCTGCATTAGTTTCTACCACTGCATCAACAAACTCTTCTAAGTAAGTATTAACACCTAAGTTAAATACTTCAAAGCCTCTAGCTTGCAGTGAAAGTTCTATAAGTCTATTTGCTACAACGTGGATGTCATTTCCAACTACACCTGTTACTACTTTCATTTTATTACCTATATTGTTTATTCTTAAAAGATAATTACTATAACAAAACTCTTATTAGAGCCTTATTAGTAAGATTTATTTTTACTTTTCTTATTTATTTAGTTGAGATTTTGCTTTTTTTACTTTTTTTTCAATTTCCAATAAATTATTTATTGCTTTATCTAGGAATTCTTTATTTTCTTGTGATGGAGTGATTTTTTTTGCTACATCATAAAAAGTTTTTGCTTTTTTATATTCTAAATTTAATTCTGAAAGTATTGCGAGGTTATAATAAACTTCCCAACTTTTATTTTTTAAATGCTTGTTTAAATAAAGTAATTTATTCTTTGCTTGAATATAGCTTTTGTTTTCTAATAATTGTATACTTTCATCAAATATCTTTTTATGTGAGTTATCTAATTCTATTGAGTTTATAGTATCAATAATTTTGATTTTATAATATCTATAATGTACAGAAATATCATTAGTAAAATCTATTGCAATTTTTTTTGCAAGTCTAGAATTATATCTTTCAATATCATTACTTCTTTCTGTATAGTTATAGAAAAAAGGACTATATAAATAGTTGAATCTATAACATCTATCTTCAATTTTGGTTTTTTCATAGACTTTTGAAAAAAGAGTTTTTTGTTTTTTATTTAATACTTTTATTTCTACTTCAAGCTCAAAGTCTTTTCTTTGACAAGGAATAAGTTCTCTTCCATATTCTATACATCTTGCATAATCATTAGTTGTAATATAACTTAAGCATTTAATTGTACCACTATCTTGAAAATAAAAGTCTGAATAAACTTTTGAGCTTAAAATATTTGCTTTTATTTTTGCATCGAATAGTTCATCCTTTTCTTTCAAAAAGAAAAGTTTTTCTGAATCTAGTTTTTTATTTACAAGTTCATTTTCTAAATAATTCTTTAATTTAATATTATCATTTTGTATATCTTCTATATAAATAGATTTTATTTTTTCATCTACTTTTGAAGGTTCTAAGGTTTTAATATTTATATATTTATTGGAACAAGCAGTAAAAAATATAGAAATAACAAGTAGAAAATATAATTGCATTATTGTCCTTTTAGAATAAGTTTTATAATTATAATCAAAAAAAGTTAATTCACTTTGATACTTAACATTAAATTAACAATATTTGTATAAACTTCTTCATATAAGAAAATTAAAACCTCCTACTACTTATATACTTTAATTTTCTATATCTTAATATTTTTTTTAGCTTCACTTTTTTAAGTGAAGCTTTTATTTTGTAGTTTTTAAACATAATTGCTATATCATTAATAAAATTTTTTAGGTAAATAATGGAAAGTATAAATATTTTAACAATCATTTCAATTGCATTTTTAGGTTCTTTTGGTCACTGTATTGGAATGTGTGGCGGTATAGTAGTCGCTTATTCTAGTACTAAAATAAATAGTTCTTGGAGTAAATCAAAACAATCAATTTCTCATATCTTGTATTCTTTAGGTAGAGTAAGTACTTATGTACTTTTAGGTGCATTTTTTGGTTTTGTTGGTTCGGTTGTTACTTTTGATAATACAACTAATGGTATTTTATTAATTGTTACTGGTATTTTAATGGTTTTAATTGGTTTATCATTAAGTGGAAAATTTAAATTTTTGACCTCAATTGAACACTCTGTATCAAAGACAGAACTTTATCAAAAAAGTTTTAGAAAACTTCTTAGCTCTGATTCTTTGTTTAGTTTTTATTTTCTTGGTATGTTAAATGGTTTATTACCTTGTGGTTTTGTTTATGTTTTTGCAATAACTGCTGCAAGTACTGCAAGTGCTTTATGGGGTGCTTTTGTAATGTTGATTTTTGGATTAAGTACTCTTCCTGCAATGTTTTCTTTAGGTTTTTTTGTTGGAATTTTTAAGCAGTTAGCACTTAGAAATCTTTTTGTTACTCTTGCTGCTATTCTAGTAATCTTATTTGGAATATATACAGCTTATAATGGTTATAAATTTATGGTATCAAAAGATAAAGAAAACCTTATATATACTAATTAAGTAAAAAATTAAAGCTTTTTTTATTTTACTGCACTAAAATTCGTTCCTATTTTATAAGGAGGTAATAAAGATGACTAGATGTTTTAAAAAATATTTTTCATTTTTTGGTGTATTGTGTGCAACAGTAAATAGAAAAATAAAATCAATGTTAATTAGTTTAGATTCTCATATTTCAAATAATCTACCTAAAATACTGAAAATTCTTCATTCTAAGCAATTAAAACCTATAAGTCTTTATTCAACAAATAAATACAATTCACAACAAGGAAACCTTTATGCAAAATAAAATCTGTATAAGTAGCGTAGTTGCTTCGCTTTTAATAGCAACAAATCTTCAAGCTAACTCTTCAAAAATTTCAGATGTTACAGTTTATTCTGCAACAAAAACAGAACAATCTATTAAAGATGTAACTTCTAGTGTAAATGTTATTACTAAAGAAGAAATTCAAGAAAAAAACTTTACTACAGTAAATCAAGCCTTAAACTCTCTTAGTGGAGTATCTATTGTCTCAAATGGAGGATTAGGTAGTTCTTCTAGTACGTTTTTAAGAGGTTTATCTACAAAAAGAGTTTTAGTTTTAATTGATGGTGTAACATATAAAGACCCAGCAAATTCAAGTGGAGCTTCATTTCAACATTTAATGATTAATGATATAGAAAGAATAGAAGTTATAAAAGGTGCTCAAAGTGGTATTTGGGGTGCAGACGCAAGTGCTGGGGTTATCAATATCATAACATCTAAAGCAAAAGAAGGTTTTTCTGGTAATGTTAACTTGGAATATGGTTCATATGATACAAAAAAAGCTTCTACAGTTTTATCTTATGGAGCTAAAAAATATGATATTAGATTAAGTGCAGATAAAACAAAAACTACTGGTTTTACAAGTAAACTTCCATATGGAAAAGACAGAGATGATTTTGAAAATGATGCTTATGATAATACAACTGTAAATCTTACTTCAAATTACTATATTACTGAAAATTCTAAAATTTCATTTGGTATAAAAAATATTAATTTTTTATCAGAATATGATACATCTTCAGCAGATGATAGTAATATGAGAAGTAATGGAGAAACAACTTTATATAATCTTGGGTATTCTCATAAAATTAAAAACCATGAATTAAAAGTAAAATATGAATTATCAAAATTTAATAGAGTTGAGGAAGGAACTGTAGGTTCTGCTTGGGGAGAAAATGTTTTAGAGTTTAATGGTGAAAACCAAAATATAGAGATTTCAGATGAATTTACTTATATGTCTAATAGTTTTTTACTTATGGGAGCTGGAATAAAAAAAGATGATGTTGATTATGTTTTAACAGATAATTCAACAAATCAAAGAGATAGTGAAAATAAATATATATATCTTACAAACTCAAATAAATTTGATAATTTAATATTAACTCAAAGTTTAAGATATGATAAATTTGATAATTATGAAAATAAAACTACTGGAAAGTTAGGTGTTAAGTATTATTTTACAAAGGATTTAAGTACTTTTGCTAATTATGGAACGGCTTATAATGTTCCAAATATAATTGATGAACTTAATCCTTGGGGAACAA harbors:
- a CDS encoding TonB-dependent receptor plug domain-containing protein, translated to MQNKICISSVVASLLIATNLQANSSKISDVTVYSATKTEQSIKDVTSSVNVITKEEIQEKNFTTVNQALNSLSGVSIVSNGGLGSSSSTFLRGLSTKRVLVLIDGVTYKDPANSSGASFQHLMINDIERIEVIKGAQSGIWGADASAGVINIITSKAKEGFSGNVNLEYGSYDTKKASTVLSYGAKKYDIRLSADKTKTTGFTSKLPYGKDRDDFENDAYDNTTVNLTSNYYITENSKISFGIKNINFLSEYDTSSADDSNMRSNGETTLYNLGYSHKIKNHELKVKYELSKFNRVEEGTVGSAWGENVLEFNGENQNIEISDEFTYMSNSFLLMGAGIKKDDVDYVLTDNSTNQRDSENKYIYLTNSNKFDNLILTQSLRYDKFDNYENKTTGKLGVKYYFTKDLSTFANYGTAYNVPNIIDELNPWGTTNTNLKPEKTKGFDLGITYKNLTLTYFETKVEDLITWDSITSKNENIGGESKFKGLELEYSNEVLNDTFITFNYTIQSAKDDEDKDLERRAKQLYKLSLDYHGLDKIHFNVNAQYIGDRVINDWTDGRVQTGNYAVVNGVINYEMNDNTRLYLKLDNIFDEDYNTVYGYATAGRSAYVGLRYNF
- a CDS encoding sulfite exporter TauE/SafE family protein produces the protein MESINILTIISIAFLGSFGHCIGMCGGIVVAYSSTKINSSWSKSKQSISHILYSLGRVSTYVLLGAFFGFVGSVVTFDNTTNGILLIVTGILMVLIGLSLSGKFKFLTSIEHSVSKTELYQKSFRKLLSSDSLFSFYFLGMLNGLLPCGFVYVFAITAASTASALWGAFVMLIFGLSTLPAMFSLGFFVGIFKQLALRNLFVTLAAILVILFGIYTAYNGYKFMVSKDKENLIYTN
- the glmS gene encoding methylaspartate mutase subunit S, which translates into the protein MKVVTGVVGNDIHVVANRLIELSLQARGFEVFNLGVNTYLEEFVDAVVETNADILLISSLNGEAEGWCREVKILKAKYGNLLDNVVFMIGGNLVVGTGDASDIIPRFKNYGFDLVFHQIDLNTGLDELEKFMKERN